atgcCAAACTCCTGAACAGTGCCCACTTTCCCTTTCCCGACACTTTTTTCCTCCCACCCCAAATACCCTATTGTATTTTCTTTCAAGCTCTTCTCCTGATCTTCTTTCTTATGTGCTTCGCTTGGAAAATTGCTATTAACTTCTGCTTGGGACAATAGGGTCGTGGTTTTGGTGGTTTTTGTGTCTATGTGAGGTGGGTTTCAAGATTCGATTTTGGGATTCGTCGATTGAGAAGGAAGACATGTCTGTGGAGGTGAGAGATGGGGTGGAGTATTCATTTGCAATGGAATACGACGGCCCGCCCATAACCTGTGAGCTGCCATGGGCGGTACCCATCAATGTGGATAGGATCCCCGTGGCTGCTGTCGTTTCGCCGCTTCCATTTTCAGACAAGTTGTTGTTGCCCATCGTTCAACCGATATCAGCAGCTGATTTTAGCAAGAAACTATcgaaagattttaaatttaactCCTCCACGGAGTTATTGACCGTTTCCCCTACTTCAGTTATTGCGTTTGAGCCGCGGAACAACGAGGTTAGTGAGGGATCTTACAGTAAAGAACTAGGGTTAGAGTTTGATGCTACTGTGTCGCCTATCTCTGTTAATAATGCATTTGAAGATGCTGAACTTGTGAATTGTCGGGATAGTGGTGATTGTGCTTTGTCCGGGGAGTTTAGTGATTTGGAGTGTCGTGATACTGATTTTGGAGCCAATGAATTGAATGAGCAGGGGTATTCTTCTGCTAGTCGAGATAATTCCTCCGAGTTAATGGGTGTTGTTGGAAGTTCAGGCGCATTGGGTGCTTCAGATAGGTTTGTGAAATCCACTGAGCTTTCTGGGAGCTTTCATAACGGTTAGGGTGCCTAATGGTTTTAACGAGAGCTTAGATTTGAATGAGTATAATCGACTGGATTGGGCATCAAATGACTCGGTCTTGAGTGTGGATTATCCATCATCTATAGTGTCTTCTCGTAAATTTGGAGATGAAAATAATGAATCTTGCTGTGATCTGAGGCGAGCCACTGTAGTGACGTTTTGTGATATTGAGTCCGACGATGGAAATGCTAATGAGTTTAGCAACTCTGGACCTGTGGTGGTTAGAGAAAAGAAAGAACCTGCTGTTAAGGTGAAGAAAGGAGCATGCTACCGGTGCTTAAAAGTAAATAGATTTACGGAAAAAGAAGTATGTATTGTTTGTGATGCAAAGTATTGCCTCAATTGTGTTCTTAGGGCAATGGGGTCCATGCCAGAGGGTAGAAAGTGTGTGGGTTGCATTGGATTCCCCATTTACGAACCGAAGAGAGGCAATTTGGGGAAGTGCTCAAGAATGCTCAAGCGATTGCTCAATGATCTGGAGGTTCGTCAAATCATGAAGGCCGAAAAATTGTGTGATGTGAACCAATTACCTCCAGAGTATATTTCTGTGAATGGTTGTCCCCTTTATCATGAGGAGCTGATCGCATTGCAAAGCTGCTCCAATCCCCCTAAGAAGCTGAAACCAGGAAAATATTGGTACGACAAAGAATCCGGTCTTTGGGGAAAGGTGAACAGAATCAAATTCAATATTTTAGCTTTTTTGCTTTTAACTTTAGTAGCCACTTTTAAGTTGACAAACTTGTTGACCTTGACAGGAAGGGAAGAAACCTTTACAAATAATTAGCCCTCATCTGAATGTTGGGGATTCAATTAAGGCAGATGCTAGCAATGGGAATACACAAGTCTATATAAATGGTCGTGAGATTACTAATGTGGAGCTGCGGATGTTGAAGGTTGCCGTTTGGCTTTATCCACCATATATTTGAGTTCTATTTGCTTCACATAATTTATTGATATTTTCATGGTTTGGAATAATGTAGTTGGCAGGAGTTCAGTGTGCTGGAAATCCACATTTTTGGGTGAATGAAGATGGTTCATACCAAGAGGAGGGACAAAAAAACACCAAAGGTTATATCTGGGGCAAGGTTCGATTTCTATCAAATCTTGTGTTATGCCTTCTTGTTCCCTATAAGTTAACGGAAATGGAGGGAACTTTTATGCTACCTGCCTCTAAAATCTTGTTCATTTTTTATTACCTTTCCTTATTCTTGCTATTATTCAGGCTGGAACAAAGCTGCTTTGTGCTGTACTTTCTCTTCCAGTTCCTTCAAAAGCATCCAATCCTAGTGGAGAGCAAGTAACTACTGTGAGTAGTCAAGCATTCCCAGACCATCTTGGGCATGAAGCAGTTCAGAAACTTCTTTTGATTGGATATAGTGGATCTGGGACAAGTACCATACTTAAACAGGTTACTCTTAACAATTTTTCCCAAATATTTTTTAGTTTAAATTCTCACGAGTTGACTTGATTGTCTACATTATTAAAAGGTCATGCTTCATTTTGTTGAACTTGAATATACCTCATGTGCTGTTCTTGCAGTCATATAAtcattgttgttgttattgcacTTTgcaacattttttctttttcatattaCTAATCGGTAAACAATGTTCTCAAACCTTGTCCACTTTTGAGCTTTCTGTCAGTGGCATCCGTAACCCTAAATAAAGACATCGATTATCTTAAGTGTATATCTTAAAAATGGGACATCAGCAACTGGTCTTGAATAGCATGTTTCCCTTTATATTATCTTTGAATTACTTTTTTTGCATTCTTATTTGGTGACATAAGATTAACAAATAACTAGTAGGACAAATTGACTTTTCCCCAGCAACAAACTTGTTTTCTGTAACAATGAATGAACATAATTATTAGGTTTCTGTTACAGAAAATTTCCATCACGGTTTCATGGGTACTCAGTGGTGACTGCTATTGAAATCTTTTAAATGCTTGTAGGTGCATAGGAGTTGAAATGATGTAGAAAACTTTGGAAATTGCTTTATGTCAGATAGagaattattttcattttactCACACTATTTGTCACTCATCCATCTCCATTTCTTGTCTTATTctgataattataataattgttttttctcattTTATATGATTGATCAAATTACATGTTCTTTCCTTGCTCTCTTATTTTATGACAACATCCACTTTGTGGCATACTGTTTGTATGATACCAGAACttgttaatattattaaaaattgcTGTTGTTACTTTCTAAAAAAATTGTTGTATTAGgctaaaatcctttacaaaGACGTGCCATTTTCGGAGGATGAGCAAGATCAAATTAAATTGGTGATTCAGAGCAATGTTTATAGTTATATTGGAATACTCCTTGATGCCCGTGAGCGCTTTGAAGAAGAAAGTTTACATGAATTGAGGAAAAATCAGTTTCCTGTTGGTTTAACTACTACTGGTACaagtttatttaatatattatacagATTAAACTGATTCTTGTTTGTTGCTTTTTATTTGTTCCTTCAACTTTTCAAGTCCAGAAGTTTTTCATCAGTTTATCTTTACATATTTTGTACCATAAATGTCTTTAGatatttttctttgttttctgTTTAACATAAGCTTTTGAAGGCTGTGATTCACTACTTATTTCATGTTTGGGTTTATAGCAGGGCTTGTTGATGATAAGTATGAAAAGACTCCATATGCCATTTGCCCACGGTTGAAGGCTTTTTCCGATTGGCTTCTTAAAACCATGGCATCTGGTACATTGGAAGCAATATTCCCTGCTGCTAGTCGAGAATATGCACCATTGGTTGAGGAACTCTGGAATAATGCTGCCTTCCAGTTGACGTACAAGCGGAGAAGTGAATTGGAAACTCTCCCCAGTATTGCGACTTATTTTTTAGAGCGGGTAAGATGATGTTTCTTAATGTTTTAGTATGAAGACAGCTAAATCTTGTGTAGGATATCATGCTTTTATGTGTGAATTGTGGATGCCATGTTTGAATAAGTTCACTGTATAGCAGAAGGAGGTGTCTGTTGCCTGGATGTTAataatatgtacaactttttTCACGGGTTCATGGATAAGGTTTGATGGTTGGCTGACTTCTTTGTTGAAATTGATTGTTTATGTCTTGTGTTATTTATGTTGCTCTGTTTCTTCAGGCTGTTGAAATATTGAAACCTGATTATAAACCTTCTGATGTCGATATACTCTATGCTGAACGTGTTACTTCATCCAATGGGCTTTCGTGTGTGGACTTCTCGTTTCCTGAGTCGTCAAATGATGATGCAGAAACAAGAGATCTATCTGATTCCCGGCTCAGGTAGTCTAATAAAGCTTGTTTATGCTGTGCATGTTTTGGTCAATGAActcaaatgaaaaaatatgtaGTTATCATTGTACATCCAATTCTCCGATTCATTGTTTGATCACTGTAAACTCAACCTCCTGTGGCTTTACGCGATATTGtttaacattttgtttttttctAATTGGCATTCAGATTTCAGCTGATCAGATTACAGGCAAAAGGATTCGGAGAAAACTGCAAATGGCTTCAAATGTTTGAAGACGTTCGAATTGTAATTTTCTGCGTGTCTCTAAATGACTATGATCTGTTTGAAACGGATGGTGAAGGAAACTCGACCAACAAGATGGTGTCGAGCAAGAAGTTTTTTGAGAGCATGGTTACTCATCCAACTTTTTATCAGATAGACTTCCTTCTCCTATTGAACAAATTCGACTTGTTTGAGGAGAAAATCGAGCAAGTCCCTTTGAATAAATGTGACTGGTTTGATGATTTTCAACCCGTAATGAGCCGTAATCGCTCCAACAGCAACAATCCAAATCACCCAACAATTGGGCAATTGGCTTTTCACTATATCGCTGTAAAGTTCAAAAGGCTCTTCTCATCTGTCACTGGCCGAAAATTGTATGTCTCACAAGTGAAGGGTGTAGAGACTACCAGTGTAGATTCTGCACTTAAATATGCAAAGGAAATTCTTAACTGGGATGAAGAGAGAGACAACATGGGCTTGAGCGAGTACTCGATTTATAGCACGGAAACGAACTCCACTCATTGAATCATGCAAGATTAGACTTTTTCTTGTCAGTGTACATTTGTTTTTTGTATAATCAATAACGAGTATATATGTGTTTGTTTCTTGTAATATGGGACTTGGTGCTCTTATTTATGTGAAATTCAAGATAATGGAAAATGATTGTTATTATGTTTTGCCTGACCtcattcatattttattttttgactcgaaaattttcatttacaaCGTCCATTTATTGGAACGTAATgtttcaatttaattatttcacaccaaaatttcaatttaaatgttaaaattaTGCAGTAATTCTTTATTGTATTTTTGTAGGTAATCATATATAAGAAATTGCCGATTGAGAGGGCCACTACAATTAGAACCTCAGACTtaattttcccataaatggaTCCTCCTAGAGCAAAAATTATGTAGataaatttaattaagcaaaacatgtgtgagatggtctcaagggttgtattttgtgagacgaatctcttatttaggGTGATCCACGAaaaaacattactttttatgctaagagtattactttttattgtgaatatcggtaggattaacccgcctcacaaataaagattcgtgaaaaaCGTCTCATAAAAGACATACTCATTTAATTAATAGCACCCCATCACATTTTTA
This sequence is a window from Primulina tabacum isolate GXHZ01 chromosome 17, ASM2559414v2, whole genome shotgun sequence. Protein-coding genes within it:
- the LOC142530742 gene encoding LOW QUALITY PROTEIN: extra-large guanine nucleotide-binding protein 1-like (The sequence of the model RefSeq protein was modified relative to this genomic sequence to represent the inferred CDS: deleted 1 base in 1 codon) — protein: MSVEVRDGVEYSFAMEYDGPPITCELPWAVPINVDRIPVAAVVSPLPFSDKLLLPIVQPISAADFSKKLSKDFKFNSSTELLTVSPTSVIAFEPRNNEVSEGSYSKELGLEFDATVSPISVNNAFEDAELVNCRDSGDCALSGEFSDLECRDTDFGANELNEQGYSSASRDNSSELMGVVGSSGALGASDRFVKSTELSGSFHNGRVPNGFNESLDLNEYNRLDWASNDSVLSVDYPSSIVSSRKFGDENNESCCDLRRATVVTFCDIESDDGNANEFSNSGPVVVREKKEPAVKVKKGACYRCLKVNRFTEKEVCIVCDAKYCLNCVLRAMGSMPEGRKCVGCIGFPIYEPKRGNLGKCSRMLKRLLNDLEVRQIMKAEKLCDVNQLPPEYISVNGCPLYHEELIALQSCSNPPKKLKPGKYWYDKESGLWGKEGKKPLQIISPHLNVGDSIKADASNGNTQVYINGREITNVELRMLKLAGVQCAGNPHFWVNEDGSYQEEGQKNTKGYIWGKAGTKLLCAVLSLPVPSKASNPSGEQVTTVSSQAFPDHLGHEAVQKLLLIGYSGSGTSTILKQAKILYKDVPFSEDEQDQIKLVIQSNVYSYIGILLDARERFEEESLHELRKNQFPVGLTTTGLVDDKYEKTPYAICPRLKAFSDWLLKTMASGTLEAIFPAASREYAPLVEELWNNAAFQLTYKRRSELETLPSIATYFLERAVEILKPDYKPSDVDILYAERVTSSNGLSCVDFSFPESSNDDAETRDLSDSRLRFQLIRLQAKGFGENCKWLQMFEDVRIVIFCVSLNDYDLFETDGEGNSTNKMVSSKKFFESMVTHPTFYQIDFLLLLNKFDLFEEKIEQVPLNKCDWFDDFQPVMSRNRSNSNNPNHPTIGQLAFHYIAVKFKRLFSSVTGRKLYVSQVKGVETTSVDSALKYAKEILNWDEERDNMGLSEYSIYSTETNSTH